The Rosa rugosa chromosome 1, drRosRugo1.1, whole genome shotgun sequence genomic sequence CCCCTAAAATGAACTGACCCAAAAACGATTAGCCCCAAATCAAACAATTAGAGCTAATAAAAACACTACCTTCTGCAGATTTATTCTTGTAAACCTTTTTTTACACGCAACGGCGAAAACAAGAGCAGAAAACAAAAAGGGATTAAGTGTGAAGAAAGTGATTGTGAGAAAAATTagaggaaaatagaaaagaggtTGTCGAGGTCTCTTGATCGGCTCTGTTGGAGCTTAAACTCCACCATTGCTGATTGCTACTTCTCTTGGGTGTCAGAAAGTGATTTTTGCTATTAATTCACCATTTCACCATCGTTAATGGGTTTATGGGTAGACTCCACCATTGTTGATGGCATGATTCCTCCACCATTGTTGattgtttctgggtttgctgGATTTGAATGGGAcgtgagagacagagagagagagagagagagagagaacatggGTTATCTGGGTTTGAATTGGGACGAAAGAGAGAGATaacaatatatattttttttaatttctctcttcattaattattaatattattaataCTAATTTAAAAAACATAACCACTTGGTCAGATTTACCCCTAAAAATACGCCACGTGGCATACGGGTTAACACCGTTATGGACGATAGGTACATATGTTGGGTCGGGCAAGGTATTtggggtaccattgtgatagtttcaGAAACTTAGGTATCGAAATTCGGAGTGGGTCttaggttgggtactgtttgtaatTTTTTCCCTCGTTAAATATGAAGGCAAGTAAGACATTTCACATGAAAAtttctttcctctctctctctctctctctctctctctctctctctctctctctctctctctctctctctctctctctctctctctctctctctctctctctctctctctctctctctctctctctctctctctctctctctctctctctctctctctctgggtcTTGGTCAGATCTCGTTCTTACTTTTTTTTCCCGAATCATGGTTATGGGAACTTGGATAAAGGAGAAGCAACCAACAAGATTTCCATCTAATTGGAGGGATTAAAGACGGTGTTCAAGATATATAATTTGATTCAAACTATAACATATGACAAAACATATCCTAATCGATCCTATCATCATTGTCTTTCAGTCTTTCTCATTGAACACCACTATTATAATTCCAAACATGTTCTCTATGTTCTTCGTCAAACCTTCATCTTTACTTAAAATTACAGCAAATCAAGAGTAAGGTATTATTCAAATTACTATGAATCTCACTAATAAGAGTATAAGACTTTTGGTGTACTATTGTTCAGTATAAATTACATGGCAATTTGGCGAGGTAGCATGCGTAGGAATTTCGACTTCAATTACGCCATTGAAGCTAGAAGGAAaggaatttttttaattttttttatttcaaaatgAGGGTTTCAGATTTCAGATTTAGAGAGGTTGAAACTATGCAAACATGCAGTTGCTAGTTTTGAGTTCAATTCATAAATTTGATCAATTATTCAATTTGGATAACTCAGGCAGATGGGATTGatattagggctgtcaattccgacacgactcgATAACAGGACTCGAAACctgcacgaaataaagcgggttgaacccgcacgattaaaaagcgggtcggccgcGGGTCggcccgccatgacccatttaataaacgggttagccacgggtcaacccgccaacacgaaatGAACccatataacccgattatgctatacttcttcttgaaattttggacattgggagtatttgatcctacgattggacaatttgaaatattttactTCATCATTatttgatttaattatttatgaattatatataattatttataggattaaattatgtttagtccctgtactatgacccttttttcgtttcagtccttgacattctcaattaatctgaaaagtccctaacgtcaaaatttccgtctgattggtccctcccgcgtcaaattaggagttggcttTAGGTGAAAtatccaatatacccctctgttatttctttttcctttttaatttctttttctccttttttttaattttttctttttaatttctttttctccttttttttccttttttctttttaatttctttgtttcctttttttcttttttctttttaatatcttttttgctttttcttctttttttcttgttcctttttaattttttttgcctttttaatttcttttttgctttttcttcttttttttcttgttcctttttaatttctttttttccttttttttttcttttcattttgcctactttctccttcctcaacccaccaatcccattccgatcaaactccacaacccatctatttctctccccaaattgaaactaaacccagcaaagacctagcttggcggtgcagagatggacatcgagcaaaaacaagaggctaggagctgatcgatcacttcttcaccttctctgaagccatctccctctgttgggatccgccctcgcctccatcatcgccgacgccatctcccaaacacaagcagatcccaatcagctcggaaattcgccgctaaaccactcccctcttgttttcacagcctacttctctctctcccactcaaatctcactttctctctccacatcaagcctcaatttggaaacttttcactgaaaactaccattttttcagaccctgaggtttttgggtcttgctcaaaatggtgatttggattttgggtctggttgaaatgatggtttttgatggccaagttgaccaaaaacagaagtgaagaagaagaatactgatggaaaaggaaaatggccgccggcgtggagaataataattggggtttcgggtcgatctggattggttcgccgacgtggcgctaccgatgcagcaggatacgacggtcattaaaaaggaaaaagaaaagaaaaaggaaaaaagaaattaaaaaggaaaaaagaaaaacaaaaaaaggaaaaggaaaaaagaaattaaaaaggaaaaagaaaaaaaaaaaaaagggccgccggcatggagaacaagaattggggtttcgggtcgatctggattggttcgccgacgtggcgctaccaatgcagcaggatacgatggtcattaaaaaggaaaaagaaaaaaggataaaaaaaagaaataaaaaagaaaaataaaaaataaaaaaccaaaaaagaaattaaaaaggaaaaagaaaaaagaaaaaaaggaaaaaaagaaattaaaaaggaaaaagaaaaaaaaggagaaaaagaaattaaaaaggaaaaagaaataacagaggggtatattggacatttcacctaaggtcaactcctaatttgacgcgggagggaccaatcagatgaaaattttgacgttagagacttttcagattaattgagaatgtcagggattgaaacgaaaaaatggtcatagtacagggactaaacagaatttaatccttatttatattcttcgtcttgtggagtttttagtgaatttaatgaatttatgcatttttttttagtttatggGTCGCAATGTAtccttaaatgagtcatttgatccaacatgacacgacctatttattaaatgggttaagcgggttggaaacgggtaacccgtttagtaaataggttgggtttgagtttaaattttgacacgattattaaatgggttggatttgggtttgtctcttatgacacgacaaatacctcaACCCGACACGAACTCAACCCAACAcaacccattgacagccctaattgACATCCAGATATAAGAAGAAAATAATTCTGTCGAGGTGCACAGGTGAGTTATTTTTGTGGAGAAAAGGAAATGAACAGAAGGAAAAGACAGTGTAACCCCTGGATATTGGGTCACATGCATGTCACATGATTGTATTTAATGGAGGACTAACAGAATTTTAACGGATGTACCTTATTGATTTGATTTTTGGAGTTTAGGTACCTATTTGatcttttttaaattttaggtACTTTTGAGTCCGGTGCTAAATAATTCATATCCTACGTACGATAGAAACCTTTTTTTAATACATTTTTACCCCTTCAGCCGACACTAACTCCTTTCATATTACTTGAATTTGGGTGAATGACATTTTTGCATGTTGTGTTCTTCTCTATTCACTCCAAGTAGGACACATTCACAACTATAAGTGTGAGCTTAAGCTTTTGTAAAACCAAACGCAAAGCTACTATTAAGGGAATTACTTGCATCATTCGGAATCacggggccgtgaccacttacccaattttagactaaaaattgcttacttactccactaagagttttttaaccccatttacccaatccagcagtgtttgacagtattgccctcattttaatttataaattacactcatatctctctctctctcatccctccaatCTGCGTTTTCTCCCTCTCTCATCCTCCGATTCCGATATGCtcggtcctctctctctctcagccatGGCAGCTCCGGCGGAGGGTCCGATGGAGGAGATGAAGCCGTGTAGGGCAGCGGCGGACGAGAGTGAGTTCCTGGATCgggtcttcttctttctcattcACAACGTCGTCGTCGTAGTTGAAGGAGAAGATCGGGTCTTCTTCTTTCTCGTTCACAGCACCGTCGCCCTTCTCGTTCACCAACAGATTGGGTCTTCTTCTTTCTCGTTCACAGCACCGTCGCTGTTCTCCAACGCCGCCGGTGTCATCGTCCTCGGTTGATCCGATCTGGTGCCcatagcacttttttttttgttcgtcAGAGGTCCGGGAAGCTCAAAGCTCCACGCCgaaatcgggtctgggcttcgctggCAAGGCTCGGACGACGTCACTCTGTTGGACGGCgtcgttctgttttttttttttttttggtaaatttggcagaaggcttataaggaaagaagaaagaagaacgaaaaaaaaagttttattgagtagttatacatgtctattgcggggcaataatatgattattgggaggcaataatataagtattgggggcaataatatgcatataaattgatcaattgtgcctgtagtgtattcattttggttttgagagtttatgcaattcactgaagggcaataatatgattattgggaggcaataatatgagtattggggggcaataatatgattactgggggacaatattatggttactgggtattattagggggcaataaattcagacgccggaatccggtcaccagtccaaTAGCCGGATTctggattccggtgaccggtcgccggattccggtcaccggtagccggagtccggtcaccagTCGCCGGAGTCAAGCAATatctccaatgacttctttctctaagtgacaaagaaggagagggcaaaattgtcccaaaaataaataaaaatgaattaaaaaatacttaattgggtattagggaaataatctcttagagtgtttgggtaagtggacaatttttaagctaaaattaggtaaatgatcatttcccctttccTTAATTAACTACAATCCCACCAATTATATGACGTAATATTGCTGGGGCATTAAATATTTGATCCGAAGCTTATAAAAGCTTTTTATTCAATCACATTAACAAAGATTCAACACCTATGGAGAACCCCCTAGGCCCAGCAAACCACGACTGTCTCTTGGTTTTCCCAACGTCACTGGAGAGTACCGCAGCGCAGCCAGAGAAGCTTGGTATTTTGTAACCGTCGTGCCTATTGTATACATACAACAATTCTTTTGAGCCATCTGTAGTCTCTTTGCAATTTAACAAGTCGGTTCTTATTTTGTAATTGCTGTGCATATTTTATTATATGACAGTTCTTTTGATAGAAAGTGGTGTGAAGACtgaaaattaaatatatatgtgttGCAATATCAAATTAACTCAAATCTCATGCATCAAAACTAGGTCTCTTTTATTAAACATAAAGCATAGCCGTACATTGGTAAAAGCTAGAACACATATGACAAACAAAGGTAAAAGAAATACAAAGCTCTCCCAAATTACCCACTCCGTATCAACAGTTACCATTCCAGGTATTTACATGACCTTTGTTGCATCATTCAACACCATATAAACCTTAATCTCTCTCCCTGAAATGCTAATAGTTCTTTCATCAAATTAAATGAGTGAATCTGCCTCTGAAATTAAAGAAAGGCAGCTAAGCATTTCACCGCATTCCAACTCTTGCAACAGCTACCAAAGGAGACTCATAACCTACAGAAAAGTCCTGCATCATTTGTCACAAGaaacaattaaaacacataagcaCAAATTTTGACCAAGCTTGGTATGACATGTGAGCTACCAATTATCAGATTAGAACATCAATACAAATAGTGCCTACTGCCTACTAGAAGAAACAAGTGACCAGCCAAGAGAGAGTTAAAAGCATTTGATATCACTACAAAATGTAAGAAAAGGCCAATAGAGGATCAATCAAGCATTTAATTAACATCATAAGGTAACAACTGACCGAGGGTTTCATCGTCATAAGGGAATCTCCCCTTGACAAGTGTATCCACAAACAAAGCAGCTAACTCTGCCCCACATGTAACCTGAAATTTGTTTTCACACATACAGCATCAATAACCAGGATTTGATATATGAAAATTCATGATATGTTTTCTGCATGTAATGTCGTAATGATGAGCTTTATTTTTTGTGAGTTAGGGGATACAATTTATCGTTTTCTTCCCTTAAGGTTTTCCACATCTGGGACACAAAAATATGTAGGTAATTAACTCCCTACAAGATTACAGCTAAATGGCTTGGGACAGAATAGAAGAGAGAAATGAAACCGTTACTGGTGAGATTAGTAGGCTTTTAGGATTCACTGTAGATATGGAAGAGTTATATTGTTTATAAGAGATGGATGATTTGCCACATATTCCTTCAACTCTTCTTGATCAATTTTTCCATCTCCTTTTAAATCTGCCTCCATCATTGTCTATATGAAAACATGAAGCTAATTAGGTTGGATAACGAGTAAAATACAACATATATCAAAGACCAGAATGATCAAAAACTTGTCAACGATTGATTCAATAACATCATCAGTAAGTGCCAGCTCTGATTCCCTCAAAAGGGCTAGCACTATCTCCTTTACCTGCCACAATAATATTATGGACAACATGCATAGAGGCAAAAAATCAGATCGCTTAAATTAAAAGACGAACAAGAGATgtggaaatatatatataaatgacgGGATATAGCTAATTAGATTATAAGTTCTTTGGAATCACAATTTACTATGCACAAAATGTTCACAAACACTGATAGTGCTATTTATCTGAATGTAATAAGATAGATGGCTTCATATGTATTTATCGTTTACAAGTAGCAATGTAAGAGTAGGAAACTAGCACAATAACTAATGTTGCGCTTCATTACCTACAATCAAGAGAAGAAAACAGCAGAAGATTCTCACCTCATCATGCTCAATGTAGCCCGTATGTCATAGATCGTACAATCTAAATGCAACTGAAATATGGTGGTAGAATAATGACTAATAGAAAAAACTCTTTTCTTGTGTTACAGTCACATTGCAAAAGATCAATTCACAGTATTCATCTGACCATAAAATGGGGCAGGCCATAAACATCGAAAATCATATATTCAGTTTACAGATTATGACAGGGAACAGCATAACTTATATATGCTCTACAAAATACGGAACATTGATGATTATCAGGCCCAATTCAAAAGTCACAGGCATGTACATCTCAGTTCATTCATCTTGTGCAGAAAGCCCTAGTTAGGATTTTAGCTTATAACACATCTACCAAAAAGAACAAATAGATGCTGCAGAAGATCTTCAAAATGACTATATTAAATGCTCATGTAAGATGTAGAGCTCACATAGGTCTCGAGGCTTGACCAATTTGTCATTCAATTAGAAATCAAAGACTGATGTTTAGATAACCAAGAAATCATTATAGTCAACCAAAGCCCTATAGACATATGCTTATGTTTATCCTTCTTAAATGTGAACAAGAATATAAGCAAAAAAAAACTACCAATTGACAAACTGTCAGATACATAGAGAAATCCATCTTGCTGCatctttttttgaaaagaagaagTTTGCGACAATCTTTAAAACTACCAACAAACTATCAGATAAAGAAACTTACAGttaaaaacataaaacttcAACAAATCAATTACATACCTTGTTTACACGGATTGACTTTCCATAAAGCTTGATAATATTAAGCACCTTGATTGCCTGCATAGCaatcaaaataaaaaccaaGTCAGAAACATAAAACTTTAGCAGAGAATGGGAAGCTATAGAATAACTTGAGAAAATAAAACTTTCATAATCAGAGAAATCTAAAGCTAAAGCTATAGATCATAATCCAATCGAATTTCATTAATAGACAGGATGCAGAGAAATCTAAATGAATAAAGGAAGCTTTTCAATCAGATACATACCAACAAGACCGGCTGCTCAATTCTTAAAGAAAGCAATTCTTCAAAAACCTGAAAAGCAATCAaacattaaaataaaaaaaatactagcATAGAAAACAAGTCGAACAATCTCAATCCCAAAACCGTAGCTGCTCAATTCTACAACTAACCAAGTCAAAGCAATCGAACataaaaaatcaaaaactagCATACAAAACAAGTTGAACAAACTCGAAGCTAAGATTAATGCCAAAACCCTGATTGAAGAACCCAATCGAACAATCCAGTGAAGAACCAATTGAAAAATTGAACAACACAACACAAGAACCCAGATCGAATCAAGTCGGATCCCCTTCTgtttccctaaaccctaatcccaGAATCTCTGCTCTGCTATGTTCTTCAGTTTCCCAATCCATCACCATCGAATAACTATGGTCCGGATTCCAATCGAAGCCACCAACCACCACTGAAAGCTACAACCACCGTCGAAAGATCTGAAGAAGGGGGAATGGGCTCATTTaagttttgtttattattttctcCAAGTGTATAGGGCAGCCCTCATTTAGGGCATGGGCTCTATTTCGACAAGCCTTCGTACAACAGAATTTCTTATAGATGTGGTCTAAATGCCCAAATTTTAAATCTGAGTTTGCCTCCTATAAATTCAATTCCCTCTTGAACTGTTTAGGCGCAATAGCTAAGAAGCGGGAATGTTTCTTTCTGGCAAATATATTGATTCAGACCACAATTTTAGATTATCATTATCTGTCGTATTACCAATACATGTTGGGGAAATATTTGGGCTTTGGGGAGAAATTTTGCACCACTTAAATGGTGGGAAACCTGCAGCTCAATTTTTTTCTAACGTCACATCACGCTTCAATCTATAAACGTCTTCTGAACTAATTCATAAGTTCAGCAGAAAAAACAGCCGTTCGTTGAATTTATATTAGAAGACGGATATTTTTAAAAcatcgtcaaaaaaaaaaatcaaaatcattcaGAATACGGAAAAAAGTGTGGCGTCGTATGACTGGTGTCGTGTGTTTCATTTTCTGTAGTAGTACGTGCTTGAACGCTTGCTTTTGCTTGAGATGGAACCtttattttttgtatttattgTATTGCTGCCATTTTTTCACGAAATCTTACTGCATTATAATAAAATGTTTGATTTTCAATCTCTTCAAGCCTTCAAGTATGACGAATCCCATATAAGTACCGCTACAAATTAAAATCTAATACATTTAGCTTTAGGTACCTAAATTATAAGTTGCGATGTTAGGCAAACAAAACTACTCCCAAATTAGAACACTACTTTATTAAGTAGCAAACAAAAGGTTATTTCTATTTTTCcaatacaaaaaagaaaaattgcaaGGAACTATCCCTAGCCTAAATTGTCAAATAAAAGAGCATTACAAGCAGATAAAGGTAGACAAATCCTCCAAACTCGAGCAGTAAGATGATTTCTTGTAATCTAAAAGATTATTTCTATTTAATGTCTACAACATACAGAACACAATTAGATATTACTGCAACTAAGAAACATATTTTCTGGTTTAGGCAAAAACTAAGAAACATTTTTCACACCTTGACTTGAAAGATAATAGTGGGATTTCATGGATGATGAAACCCGACCAACATCCAAAGTTGATCCTGTTCCCGTTGAACTCGAAGCAATATCCCATGGCTCGACTGATTCAGTTCTGATAAATTCAACCTCTTCATAGTTTTGTTCGCCATTAGAAGTCTTTTCTGTCATTTGAATCCCTTCTAGCTCTGATGTGACCTCTCTCATTGTAGGGCGCTTCCTTCCGTTCAAATTCAGACATCTTCTTGCAAGGTTTGCCACTATTAGAATATCTGCTTTCGATCCTTCCCTCAAAACTTGAGCATCAACAATTTCAAATAAACAATCTTTGTGCAtggaaataatgaaatatgTGGCAAGACTTTTGCCTTCATCCTCTGACCTTAGAAAAGAAATTGGTTTTTGTCCTGTTAAGAGCTCAACAAGAACAACCCCAAAGCTATACACATCACTTTTCTCCGTAAATTGGCTTGACTGAAAGTATTCAGGGTCCAAGTAACCGAATGTGCCATGTACAAGTGATGTGGTCAGGTGAGTTTGGTCAATAGCAATTGATCTCGAAGTTCCAAAGTCAGCAATTTTTGCTCTGTATTTATCATCTAAGAGTATGTTTGTAGACTTGATATCTCTATGATAAATTGGAAAGGAAGCTGCATAGTGCAAGTACGAGAGAGCTCCTGCAATTTCTGTGGCAATTCGTAAGCGCATTTTCCATGTGAGTGGAAAGTCTTCAACCTGCTCTGTGATATACTTGGAAAGGGTTCCATTTGGTATAAATTCATAAACCAAAAGAGGAACTTCTGTCTCTAAACAACAACCCAATAGTTGAACCACATTTCTATGGTTAATTTGGGAAAGAATGACAACCTCATTGATGAATACTGAAAGTTGGCTTTCATCAACTATTTTAGACTTCTTCACAGCAACAATTTTCCCGTCCTCCAACATGCCTTTGTACACAGTGCCTTGACCTCCTTGGCCAAGAATTCTATCCACATTAAAATTATCGGTAGACTTCTCTAACTCTTGTGATTTGAACAATTTAATTTTCTCGACATTAACTTCACCTGACGATAATTGTTGTTCTAATAATAATCCACCATTTCGCTTGAAGAACATCTTTTTTCGTTTTATCTCATTCTTTTTCTTCAGGAGTTTGTATCCAAACCATACACCAATAAGCAATAATAAGAGTCCAAGGCTCGAGCTCAAACCTACATATATAACTCAGCCACCAAAACGTGCAAAGTCAGATTCAAAGacatatttttttattgaaactccaaaaatatattatatatctTGACAAGACACTTGAGTGTTTGCcacaaaacaaatttaaaagggcctttcaaagagagagagggaaaaaaaaaaaagtaaaattcttCTATGGTACCTGACGTATTGCTACTTCAACAATATACCTAGTAGTCAATGAAAGCAGACCATTTGGTACTTGGATTTATTCTTTGTTAGACAATTTGGTACTTCATAtccatttttttctttacaagtaaGGGCATGATTGTCATTTCAACCTTATTTttatcagaagaagaagaagaaaattaaattttttttttaaatttcggGCAATCGACCAGATATTATAGCTCTTTCGAGCATTTATCATTTGTTGGGTAgtatataattttatttaatatTAGTTCATATTTAACAAgaattgattaatttttttttatagaagttaatttttatttaaggactaaatattgtttagtccttgagcttttgaccataaaacacttcagtccctgaccttctaatttcacacgtttagtccctgtacttcaaaatttcaaaccaataggtccttgccgtctaaaacTTCCGTTAAGTGGcagcgaaatgtctattatgtcctcagttctttttttttttaaataaatttattcctttcttttttttatt encodes the following:
- the LOC133725747 gene encoding wall-associated receptor kinase-like 8, whose protein sequence is MWNSEIPQTAKNYVYRTDEKELLENNCCPTHLKPCVARKRDNFFFALSKYQNLLEETLAKNPYASTAAPRMAIGDCPTKCGNVIIPYPFGIGPNPSCYYDEWFQIACNEEKPFLRRTKLEVVNISTEGWVQVYSPVTFFCEGNNSSQLADLRDSPFFYSRRYNIFTAVSCDSSALLSSADSVVGGCRSVCDQSGDLTCDIGINCCQISIPPYLSVINTTLNENETTTDCTKLAFLVAKDWAERTINLSTISGLTAVLKRMGKVSVSLRWRIMNDTRSFELFNQFNFSTLQVDPACSISTYLAVKRSEIYCSCRKGFEGNPYLGEKSCDVDINECQDGRRLCFGNSRCVNEYGSYRCEDDKRGLAAGLSSSLGLLLLLIGVWFGYKLLKKKNEIKRKKMFFKRNGGLLLEQQLSSGEVNVEKIKLFKSQELEKSTDNFNVDRILGQGGQGTVYKGMLEDGKIVAVKKSKIVDESQLSVFINEVVILSQINHRNVVQLLGCCLETEVPLLVYEFIPNGTLSKYITEQVEDFPLTWKMRLRIATEIAGALSYLHYAASFPIYHRDIKSTNILLDDKYRAKIADFGTSRSIAIDQTHLTTSLVHGTFGYLDPEYFQSSQFTEKSDVYSFGVVLVELLTGQKPISFLRSEDEGKSLATYFIISMHKDCLFEIVDAQVLREGSKADILIVANLARRCLNLNGRKRPTMREVTSELEGIQMTEKTSNGEQNYEEVEFIRTESVEPWDIASSSTGTGSTLDVGRVSSSMKSHYYLSSQGVKNVS